In Tepidamorphus gemmatus, the following are encoded in one genomic region:
- a CDS encoding FMN-binding negative transcriptional regulator: MYTPPVFRDDDKESLRATIRAARLAQFLTATADGPVATPLPLYLDESAGEHGVIYGHLAKANPHWRVPPLGDGLAIFMGPDAYVTPAWYATKQETGKVVPTWNYVAVHAYGPVEFFDDPGRLLEAVSRLTDLHEGTRAAPWAVSDAPPDFVQAQLRGIVGLRMPITRLEGKRKMSQNRHAADRAGVAAGLAASERASDREVASLIPL, encoded by the coding sequence ATGTACACGCCTCCCGTCTTCCGCGACGACGACAAGGAGAGCCTGCGGGCGACGATCCGCGCGGCGCGGCTGGCACAATTCCTCACCGCCACCGCGGACGGCCCGGTAGCGACACCACTGCCTCTCTACCTCGACGAGAGCGCGGGCGAGCATGGCGTGATCTATGGCCACCTCGCGAAGGCCAATCCCCACTGGCGCGTTCCGCCGCTGGGAGACGGTCTGGCGATCTTCATGGGGCCGGACGCTTACGTGACGCCGGCATGGTACGCGACGAAGCAGGAAACCGGGAAGGTCGTGCCGACCTGGAACTACGTCGCCGTCCATGCCTATGGCCCGGTCGAGTTCTTCGACGATCCGGGCAGGCTGCTGGAAGCCGTGAGTCGTCTGACCGACCTCCACGAGGGCACGCGCGCCGCGCCCTGGGCCGTATCGGACGCGCCGCCGGATTTCGTTCAGGCGCAACTGCGCGGGATCGTCGGCTTGCGCATGCCGATCACGAGGCTCGAGGGCAAGCGCAAGATGAGCCAGAACCGGCACGCGGCCGACCGCGCCGGCGTGGCTGCGGGCCTCGCAGCGAGCGAGCGGGCATCTGACCGCGAGGTGGCCTCTCTCATCCCCTTGTGA